From one Lolium rigidum isolate FL_2022 chromosome 4, APGP_CSIRO_Lrig_0.1, whole genome shotgun sequence genomic stretch:
- the LOC124705711 gene encoding alpha-galactosidase-like, producing the protein MECGRSPPWTRLPALMLVLLACAVSGGECRVVHVGEAHRRSMLANGLGSTPPMGWNSWNHFACDGNGEVVIRETADALVSTGLAAAGYRYVNLDDCWAEPERDAKGYLVANKKTFPHGIKALADYVHSKGLKLGIYSDAGYKTCAKAQPGSLGYEEKDAKTFASWGVDYLKYDNCNNGDLKPLQRYPDMSKALMKTGRPIYFSLCEWGDMHPAKWGAAYGNSWRTTDDIQDTWESMTSRADQNEVWAEYARPGGWNDPDMLEVGNGGMTNDEYIVHFSIWAISKAPLIIGCDVRHMSQNTYDIIANKEVIAVNQDRLGIQGKKVRMQGSQELWAAPLTGYRMAVLLVNRHAKDDAEITVHWDDIGLPAGTTVEARDLWLHKTLDAKFTDKMAFNLTSHTARMFVLTPLKSQIN; encoded by the exons ATGGAGTGTGGTCGTAGCCCGCCGTGGACCAGGCTGCCGGCGCTGATGCTTGTGCTGCTTGCCTGCGCCGTCTCCGGCGGCGAGTGCAGGGTGGTGCACGTCGGGGAGGCGCACCGGAGGAGCATGCTGGCCAACGGCCTCGGCTCGACTCCACCCATGGG GTGGAACAGCTGGAACCACTTCGCGTGCGACggcaacggcgaggttgtcatcaGGGAGACCG CCGACGCGCTTGTCTCCACCGGGCTCGCAGCTGCCGGCTACAGATACGTCAATCTTG ATGATTGCTGGGCAGAACCCGAACGCGATGCAAAG GGCTATCTTGTGGCGAACAAGAAGACGTTCCCGCATGGGATCAAAGCGCTTGCAGACTACGTCCACAGCAAGGGGCTCAAGCTTGGGATCTACTCTGATGCAGG ATACAAGACGTGCGCGAAGGCTCAGCCTGGATCCCTCGGCTACGAGGAGAAGGACGCCAAAACATTCGCCTCCTGG GGCGTGGACTACCTCAAGTACGACAACTGCAACAACGGCGACCTGAAACCGCTGCAGAGGTACCCTGACATGAGCAAGGCTCTGATGAAGACCGGCCGCCCCATCTACTTCTCGCTCTGTGAATG GGGCGACATGCACCCGGCGAAGTGGGGCGCTGCGTACGGCAACAGCTGGAGAACCACCGACGACATCCAGGACACCTGGGAGAG CATGACGTCGAGGGCCGACCAGAACGAGGTGTGGGCGGAGTACGCGCGCCCCGGCGGCTGGAACG ATCCGGACATGCTGGAGGTGGGCAACGGGGGGATGACCAACGACGAGTACATCGTGCACTTCAGCATCTGGGCCATCTCAAAG GCGCCTCTGATCATCGGCTGCGATGTGAGGCACATGTCGCAGAACACCTACGACATAATCGCCAACAAGGAGGTGATCGCCGTCAACCAAG ACCGTCTTGGCATCCAGGGGAAGAAAGTAAGGATGCAGGGGAGCCAAGAG CTCTGGGCTGCGCCGCTGACGGGGTACAGGATGGCGGTGCTGCTGGTGAACCGTCACGCCAAGGACGACGCCGAGATCACCGTGCACTGGGACGACATCGGTCTCCCCGCCGGCACGACCGTCGAGGCCAGGGACCTCTGGCTG CACAAGACTCTGGACGCCAAGTTCACGGACAAGATGGCCTTCAACCTGACGTCGCACACGGCCAGGATGTTCGTGCTCACGCCTCTCAAGTCTCAGATCAACTAA